The Pseudomonas sp. FP2309 genome has a window encoding:
- a CDS encoding FAD-dependent oxidoreductase, producing MAERLNNDFQFIDVGRKDPKKKLLRQRKKEFVEIYEPFKPQHSADQAHRCLGCGNPYCEWKCPVHNFIPNWLKLVAEGNILAAAELSHQTNTLPEVCGRVCPQDRLCEGACTLNDGFGAVTIGSVEKYITDTAFAMGWRPDMSKVKPTGKRVAIIGAGPAGLGCADVLVRGGVTPVVFDKNPEIGGLLTFGIPEFKLEKTVLSNRREVFTGMGIEFRLNTEIGKDLTMEQLLEEYDAVFMGMGTYTYMKGGFAGEDLPGVYDALDFLIANVNRNLGFEKSPEDFVDMKGKKVVVLGGGDTAMDCNRTSIRQGAKSVTCAYRRDEANMPGSRKEVKNAKEEGVKFLYNRQPIAIVGEDRVEGVKVVETRLGEPDARGRRSPEPIPGSEEIIPADAVVIAFGFRPSPAPWFEQFQIQTDSQGRVVAPEQGQYKHQTSNPKIFAGGDMVRGSDLVVTAIFEGRNAAEGILDYLGV from the coding sequence ATGGCTGAACGTCTGAATAACGACTTCCAGTTCATCGATGTCGGGCGCAAAGATCCGAAGAAGAAACTGTTGCGTCAACGCAAGAAAGAGTTCGTGGAGATCTACGAGCCCTTCAAACCCCAGCACTCGGCCGACCAGGCCCACCGCTGCCTGGGCTGCGGTAACCCGTATTGCGAATGGAAGTGCCCGGTGCACAACTTCATTCCCAACTGGCTCAAATTGGTGGCCGAGGGCAACATCCTCGCCGCCGCCGAGTTGTCGCACCAGACCAACACCCTGCCGGAAGTGTGCGGCCGGGTGTGCCCGCAGGACCGTCTGTGCGAGGGTGCCTGCACCCTGAACGACGGTTTCGGCGCGGTGACCATCGGTTCGGTGGAGAAGTACATCACCGACACCGCGTTCGCCATGGGCTGGCGTCCGGACATGTCCAAGGTCAAGCCGACCGGCAAGCGCGTCGCGATCATCGGCGCGGGCCCTGCCGGCCTGGGCTGTGCCGACGTGCTGGTACGCGGCGGCGTGACCCCGGTGGTGTTCGACAAGAACCCGGAAATCGGCGGCCTGCTGACCTTCGGTATCCCCGAGTTCAAGCTGGAAAAAACCGTACTGAGCAACCGTCGCGAAGTGTTCACCGGCATGGGCATCGAGTTCCGCCTGAACACCGAGATCGGCAAAGACCTGACCATGGAGCAACTGCTCGAAGAATACGATGCCGTGTTCATGGGCATGGGCACCTACACCTACATGAAGGGCGGTTTTGCCGGTGAGGACCTGCCGGGTGTGTATGACGCGCTCGACTTCCTGATCGCCAACGTCAACCGCAACCTGGGCTTTGAAAAGTCGCCGGAAGATTTCGTCGACATGAAAGGCAAGAAAGTCGTGGTACTCGGCGGTGGCGACACCGCGATGGACTGCAACCGTACTTCGATCCGTCAGGGCGCCAAGTCGGTGACCTGTGCGTACCGTCGTGACGAAGCGAACATGCCCGGTTCGCGCAAAGAGGTGAAGAACGCCAAGGAAGAAGGCGTGAAATTCCTCTACAACCGCCAGCCGATTGCGATCGTGGGTGAAGACCGCGTCGAAGGCGTGAAGGTGGTCGAGACCCGTCTCGGCGAACCGGACGCCCGTGGCCGTCGCAGCCCTGAGCCGATCCCGGGTTCCGAAGAGATCATCCCGGCGGACGCCGTGGTCATCGCCTTCGGCTTCCGCCCAAGCCCGGCGCCGTGGTTCGAGCAGTTCCAGATCCAGACCGACAGCCAGGGCCGCGTCGTCGCCCCGGAGCAAGGCCAGTACAAGCACCAGACCAGCAACCCGAAAATCTTCGCCGGTGGCGATATGGTGCGCGGGTCCGACCTGGTGGTGACGGCAATCTTCGAAGGGCGCAATGCCGCTGAAGGGATCCTGGATTACCTGGGCGTCTGA
- the hemE gene encoding uroporphyrinogen decarboxylase — MTALKNDRFLRALLKQPVDVTPVWMMRQAGRYLPEYRASRAHAGDFMSLCMNPEFACEVTLQPLDRYPQLDAAILFSDILTIPDAMGQGLYFETGEGPRFKKVISTLADIEALPIPDPHKDLGYVMDAVSTIRRELNGRVPLIGFSGSPWTLATYMVEGGSSKDFRKTKAMLYDNPQAMHLLLDKLAQSVTSYLNGQIMAGAQAVQIFDTWGGNLSAAAYQEFSLAYMRKIVSGLIREHEGRKVPVILFTKGGGLWLESIADAGADALGLDWTCDLGEARQRVGNRVALQGNMDPTVLYAKPEAIRAEVGRILASYGKGTGHVFNLGHGITPEVNPEHAGAFLRAVHELSAQYHE, encoded by the coding sequence ATGACTGCCCTCAAGAACGACCGTTTCCTTCGTGCCCTGCTCAAGCAGCCTGTAGACGTCACCCCGGTGTGGATGATGCGTCAAGCCGGCCGCTACCTGCCGGAATACCGCGCCAGCCGCGCCCACGCCGGCGACTTCATGAGCCTGTGCATGAACCCGGAGTTCGCCTGCGAAGTCACCCTGCAGCCGTTGGACCGTTATCCACAACTGGATGCGGCCATCCTCTTCTCCGATATCCTCACCATTCCTGACGCCATGGGGCAGGGCCTGTACTTTGAAACTGGCGAAGGCCCGCGTTTCAAGAAGGTCATCAGCACACTGGCCGACATCGAAGCCCTGCCGATCCCCGACCCGCACAAAGACCTGGGTTACGTGATGGACGCCGTAAGCACCATCCGCCGCGAGCTGAACGGCCGCGTGCCGCTGATCGGTTTCTCCGGCAGCCCATGGACCCTGGCCACCTACATGGTCGAAGGCGGTTCGTCGAAAGACTTCCGCAAAACCAAGGCCATGCTCTACGACAACCCGCAAGCCATGCACCTGCTGCTGGACAAACTCGCGCAGTCGGTGACGTCCTACCTCAACGGCCAGATCATGGCTGGCGCGCAAGCGGTGCAGATCTTCGACACCTGGGGCGGCAACCTGTCGGCGGCGGCTTACCAGGAGTTTTCCCTGGCCTATATGCGCAAGATCGTCAGCGGCCTGATCCGCGAGCACGAAGGCCGCAAAGTGCCGGTCATCCTGTTCACCAAGGGCGGCGGCCTGTGGCTGGAAAGCATTGCCGACGCCGGCGCGGATGCACTGGGCCTGGACTGGACGTGTGACCTGGGCGAAGCCCGTCAGCGCGTGGGCAACCGCGTTGCGCTGCAAGGCAACATGGACCCGACCGTGTTGTACGCCAAGCCGGAAGCGATCCGCGCCGAAGTCGGCCGTATCCTGGCCAGCTATGGCAAGGGCACCGGGCATGTGTTCAACCTGGGCCATGGCATCACGCCGGAAGTGAACCCGGAGCATGCCGGTGCGTTCCTGCGCGCGGTGCATGAACTGTCGGCGCAGTATCACGAGTGA
- a CDS encoding MFS transporter, which yields MDEVVAQLNDVYIEKGTPMFMRTVLALFSGGFATFALLYCVQPMMPALSHEFSINAAQSSLVLSVSTAMLALGLLITGPISDTLGRKPVMVAALFCAALATIASGLMPSWQGILLMRALVGLSLSGLAAVAMTYLSEEIHPQHIGLAMGLYIGGNAIGGMSGRLITGVLIDFVSWHTAVLIIGGLALIAATVFCKILPESRNFRASSLKPRTLLDGFVMHFKDAGLPWLFLEAFLLMGAFVTMFNYIGYRLLADPYDLSQAVVGLLSVVYLSGIYSSAKIGSLADRLGRRRVLWGTIVLMLSGMALTLFTPLWLVIPGMLVFTFGFFGAHSVASSWIGRRAVKAKGQASSLYLFCYYAGSSIAGTAGGFFWHLAGWNGIGAFIVALLVGALLVAVRLAKLTPLQTA from the coding sequence TGTACTGCGTGCAGCCGATGATGCCGGCGCTGTCCCACGAGTTCTCTATCAATGCGGCGCAAAGCAGCCTGGTTTTATCGGTGTCCACGGCGATGCTGGCGCTGGGTTTGCTGATCACCGGACCGATCTCCGACACACTGGGGCGCAAGCCGGTGATGGTAGCGGCGCTGTTCTGCGCGGCGCTGGCCACCATTGCCAGCGGCCTGATGCCGTCCTGGCAAGGGATTTTGCTGATGCGCGCGCTGGTGGGGCTGTCCCTCAGCGGCCTGGCCGCCGTGGCGATGACCTACCTCAGCGAAGAGATCCACCCGCAGCACATCGGCCTGGCCATGGGCCTGTACATCGGCGGCAACGCGATTGGCGGTATGAGCGGGCGCCTGATCACCGGCGTGTTGATCGACTTCGTCAGTTGGCACACCGCAGTGCTGATCATCGGTGGCCTGGCGCTGATCGCCGCCACGGTGTTCTGCAAGATCCTTCCCGAATCGCGCAACTTCCGCGCCAGCAGCCTCAAGCCGCGCACCCTGCTGGACGGGTTTGTCATGCACTTCAAGGACGCGGGCCTGCCGTGGCTGTTCCTTGAGGCCTTCCTGCTGATGGGCGCGTTCGTGACGATGTTCAACTACATCGGCTATCGCTTGCTGGCCGATCCGTACGATCTGAGCCAGGCCGTGGTCGGTCTGCTGTCTGTGGTGTACCTCTCGGGCATCTACAGCTCGGCAAAAATCGGCTCGCTGGCCGACCGTCTCGGCCGCCGCCGCGTGCTGTGGGGCACCATCGTGCTGATGTTAAGCGGCATGGCATTGACCCTGTTCACGCCGCTGTGGCTGGTGATTCCAGGCATGCTGGTATTCACGTTCGGCTTCTTCGGCGCCCACTCGGTGGCCAGCAGTTGGATCGGCCGCCGCGCAGTCAAGGCCAAGGGGCAGGCCTCGTCGCTGTACCTGTTCTGCTATTACGCCGGCTCCAGCATTGCCGGGACGGCGGGCGGGTTCTTCTGGCACTTGGCCGGGTGGAACGGCATTGGGGCGTTTATCGTTGCGCTGTTGGTCGGCGCGTTGCTGGTGGCGGTGAGGCTGGCGAAGTTGACGCCGCTGCAAACAGCCTGA